The Rattus rattus isolate New Zealand chromosome X, Rrattus_CSIRO_v1, whole genome shotgun sequence genome has a window encoding:
- the Xkrx gene encoding XK-related protein 2, giving the protein MDRVYEIPEEPNVVPIASLEDVIRGPNPRFTFPFSILFSTFLYCGEAASALYMVRIYRKNNENFWMTYTFSFFMFSSIMVQLTLIFVHRDLAKDRPLSLFMHLILLGPVIRCLEAMIKYLTLWKKEGQEEPYVSLTRKKMLIDGQEVLIEWEVGHSIRTLAMHRNAYKRMSQIQAFLGSVPQLTYQLYVTLISAEVPWVEVRAVLMFFSLISVTYGATLCNMLAIQIKYDDYKIRLGPVEVLCITIWRTLEITSRLMILVLFSATLKLKAVPFLVLNFLIILFEPWVKFWRSGAQMPNNIEKNFSRVGTLVVLISVTILYAGINFSCWSAMQLKLADRDLVDKGQNWGHMGLHYSVRLVENVIMVLVFKYFGVKVLLNYSHSLMAVQLIIAYLISIGFMLLFFQYLHPLRSLFTHNVVDYLHCICCRRHHRERVENSETSCEPDTRQSIV; this is encoded by the exons ATGGACAGAGTTTATGAAATTCCTGAGGAGCCAAATGTGGTTCCTATTGCATCTCTGGAAGATGTCATCCGTGGGCCTAACCCACGTTTTACCTTTCCATTTAGTATCCTCTTCTCCACCTTCTTGTACTGCGGGgaggctgcctctgccttgtaTATGGTTCGAATTTACCGAAAGAACAACGAGAACTTCTGGATGACAtacaccttttccttttttatgttttcatcCATCATGGTTCAGTTGACCCTCATTTTTGTCCACAGAGACCTGGCCAAAGATAGACCACTATCATTATTTATGCATCTAATCCTCTTGGGACCTGTTATCAG ATGTTTGGAGGCCATGATTAAGTACCTTACACTGTGGAAGAAAGAGGGGCAGGAAGAGCCATATGTCAGCCTCACCCGAAAGAAGATGCTAATAGATGGCCAAGAAGTGCTGATAGAATGGGAGGTGGGCCACTCCATCCGGACCCTGGCTATGCACCGCAATGCCTACAAACGTATGTCTCAGATTCAAGCCTTCCTGGGCTCAGTGCCCCAGCTAACCTATCAGCTATATGTGACTCTGATCTCTGCAGAAGTCCCCTGGGTAGAGGTGAGGG CTGTGTTAATGTTCTTTTCCCTGATATCTGTCACCTATGGGGCTACCCTCTGCAATATGTTGGCTATCCAGATCAAGTATGATGACTACAAGATTCGACTTGGTCCAGTGGAAGTCCTTTGTATCACCATCTGGAGGACACTGGAGATCACTTCCCGCCTCATGATTCTGGTGCTCTTCTCGGCCACCTTGAAGTTGAAAGCTGTGCCCTTCTTAGTGCTCAACTTCTTGATCATCCTCTTTGAGCCCTGGGTTAAGTTCTGGAGGAGTGGTGCCCAAATGCCAAACAATATTGAGAAAAATTTCAGCCGAGTTGGCACTCTGGTGGTACTGATTTCTGTTACCATCCTCTATGCTGGCATCAACTTCTCTTGCTGGTCAGCCATGCAGTTGAAGTTGGCAGACAGAGACCTTGTTGACAAAGGTCAGAACTGGGGACATATGGGACTGCACTACAGTGTGAGGTTGGTAGAGAATGTGATCATGGTGTTGGTTTTTAAGTACTTTGGAGTCAAGGTGTTACTGAATTACTCCCATTCCTTGATGGCTGTTCAGCTTATCATTGCTTACCTGATTTCCATTGGATTCATGCTCCTCTTTTTCCAGTACTTGCACCCATTGCGCTCACTCTTCACCCATAACGTAGTAGACTACCTCCATTGTATCTGCTGCCGCAGACACCATCGGGAAAGGGTTGAGAACTCAGAGACATCCTGTGAGCCTGACACAAGGCAAAGTATTgtctga